One part of the Zymomonas mobilis subsp. pomaceae ATCC 29192 genome encodes these proteins:
- a CDS encoding SRPBCC family protein: MASSVIHAPVSSVWRMIRDFGALADWLPGVKHCSIEGDESGDRVGAIRRLEMGDVGIIREQLLALSDVDHAVTFSIIESALPIWNYRSTISLLPVTDGNLTFIRWYGQFEAPAEHAADMEARMPTQIYQPAFDKLAKIVARADAQ; encoded by the coding sequence ATGGCCAGCAGCGTTATTCATGCGCCCGTTTCATCCGTTTGGAGGATGATCCGTGATTTCGGTGCCCTTGCAGACTGGTTGCCAGGTGTGAAACATTGCTCGATCGAAGGCGATGAGTCTGGCGATCGCGTCGGCGCGATCCGCCGTCTTGAAATGGGCGACGTCGGCATCATCCGCGAACAACTTCTGGCGCTATCCGACGTGGATCATGCGGTGACGTTCTCGATTATTGAGTCAGCTTTGCCAATCTGGAACTACCGGTCGACGATAAGTCTTCTGCCCGTAACGGACGGCAATCTTACCTTTATCCGGTGGTATGGTCAGTTTGAAGCGCCTGCCGAACACGCGGCTGACATGGAGGCTAGAATGCCGACGCAGATATATCAGCCAGCATTCGATAAACTGGCAAAGATAGTGGCGCGCGCGGACGCACAATGA
- a CDS encoding MFS transporter produces MTGFICIMTETLPAGLLPEIGTGLHISPALAGQMVTAYATGSLSAAIPLTLATQRWRRRRVLLLSIIGFVIFNSITAFSTYYGVTLIARYGAGAAAGLAWALLAGYARRMVTRAQQGRALAIAMVGTPIALSLGVPAGTWLGAVVGWRLAFWIMSALTLLLIVWVLAKVPDFPGVTHHERLPFRHVLEMPGVRAVLGVVMAWMLAHNILYTYIVPFVTPAGLAGQADRILLLFGINALAGIWLTSRTVDRALRLSVLVNLAVFAGVAGMFAIGSESRAVIIIGVAIWGLTFGGAATLLQTALADAAGDGADVALSMNVVAWNSAIAGGGVLGGALLDTWGAVSFPWAMVVILTVGFLIARQARSHGFPPGHRLGHRDKN; encoded by the coding sequence ATGACCGGCTTTATCTGCATCATGACCGAAACCCTCCCAGCCGGTTTGCTGCCCGAGATCGGAACTGGACTACATATTTCCCCTGCGCTGGCAGGGCAGATGGTGACGGCCTACGCCACCGGCTCCCTAAGTGCTGCCATCCCTCTGACGCTTGCTACGCAGCGATGGCGGCGTAGGCGGGTCCTGCTGTTGTCGATCATCGGCTTTGTGATATTCAATTCCATTACCGCGTTTTCAACGTATTATGGAGTGACCCTCATTGCCCGCTACGGCGCCGGCGCGGCGGCGGGTCTCGCCTGGGCATTGCTGGCCGGCTATGCGCGCCGGATGGTGACGCGCGCCCAACAGGGCCGCGCTCTAGCGATTGCCATGGTGGGCACCCCAATCGCGCTCTCGCTGGGCGTTCCCGCTGGCACATGGCTGGGGGCGGTTGTCGGCTGGAGACTGGCCTTTTGGATCATGTCGGCATTGACCCTGCTACTGATCGTCTGGGTTCTAGCTAAGGTTCCCGACTTCCCAGGCGTTACCCATCATGAGCGCCTACCGTTCCGGCATGTTCTGGAAATGCCGGGCGTGCGAGCTGTTCTGGGCGTTGTGATGGCTTGGATGCTCGCGCACAATATTCTCTACACCTATATTGTACCGTTCGTGACACCGGCTGGATTGGCGGGGCAAGCGGATCGTATTCTGCTGCTTTTTGGGATTAATGCCCTTGCCGGCATCTGGCTGACTAGCCGCACGGTTGATCGTGCTCTGCGTCTTTCCGTTCTGGTTAATCTCGCAGTATTCGCGGGCGTTGCAGGTATGTTCGCCATCGGATCAGAGTCCCGTGCGGTGATCATAATCGGTGTCGCGATATGGGGCCTGACTTTTGGAGGGGCCGCGACATTGCTTCAAACGGCACTTGCCGATGCGGCCGGCGATGGTGCGGACGTCGCGTTGTCGATGAACGTTGTCGCCTGGAACAGTGCCATAGCCGGTGGAGGCGTTCTGGGCGGCGCATTACTCGACACATGGGGCGCTGTGTCGTTCCCTTGGGCTATGGTGGTAATCCTTACAGTCGGCTTCCTGATTGCAAGGCAAGCGCGGTCGCATGGATTCCCACCCGGCCACCGGCTCGGGCATAGAGACAAGAACTGA
- a CDS encoding aldo/keto reductase, which translates to MEYRQLGRSGLKVSALSLGTMTFGGKGDFADTGHTDIKGAQHQIELCRDAGINLFDTADIYSNGLSEEILGKALGKKRKDVLVSTKARFPMGKGPNDAGSSRYHLIRACEASLKRLNTDYIDLYHLHEWDGVTPLEETLEALDSLIRSGKIRYIGLSNFSGWQAMKAMHVAKSEHFIPPVSQQIHYSLQAREAEREIIPVSIDQGLGLLIWSPLAGGLLSGKYRRDQKPPEGSRQLTKWGEPPVYDQEKLYDIVEVLVKIAEERKLSPAEISLAWLLSNPAVTSVIIGARTDEQLNSNLKAAEVKLSNDEKACLDKVSQQPLPYPFWHQAKTAKDRLSPADLSLLAPYLQ; encoded by the coding sequence ATGGAATATCGTCAGCTAGGTCGATCTGGCCTGAAAGTATCCGCTTTAAGTCTAGGAACAATGACGTTTGGGGGAAAAGGTGATTTTGCGGATACAGGCCATACAGATATAAAAGGCGCACAACATCAGATTGAGCTTTGCCGTGATGCAGGTATCAATTTGTTTGATACGGCCGATATTTATTCAAATGGCCTGTCAGAAGAAATTTTAGGAAAAGCTTTAGGCAAAAAACGTAAAGATGTATTGGTATCAACCAAGGCACGCTTTCCTATGGGAAAAGGCCCCAACGATGCCGGATCTTCCCGATATCATCTAATACGCGCTTGTGAAGCAAGTTTGAAACGGTTGAATACCGATTATATCGATCTTTATCATCTTCATGAATGGGATGGGGTTACCCCGCTTGAAGAAACCTTAGAAGCGTTAGATAGCCTTATACGATCCGGTAAAATCCGTTATATAGGCCTTTCTAACTTTTCAGGTTGGCAAGCAATGAAGGCGATGCATGTCGCCAAAAGTGAACATTTCATCCCCCCTGTCTCCCAGCAGATACATTATAGCTTACAGGCAAGAGAAGCCGAACGGGAGATTATTCCTGTCTCCATTGATCAAGGTTTAGGCTTATTGATCTGGAGCCCACTAGCTGGAGGGCTTTTAAGCGGAAAATACCGTCGAGACCAAAAGCCGCCTGAAGGTAGCCGCCAACTGACCAAATGGGGTGAGCCGCCGGTATATGATCAGGAAAAATTGTACGACATCGTCGAAGTATTGGTAAAAATTGCAGAAGAACGGAAGCTTTCACCCGCTGAAATTTCCTTGGCATGGTTGTTATCTAATCCTGCGGTGACTTCTGTCATTATTGGCGCAAGAACGGATGAGCAGTTAAACTCTAATTTAAAAGCGGCTGAGGTAAAGCTTTCTAATGACGAAAAGGCTTGCTTGGATAAGGTCAGTCAACAGCCATTGCCCTATCCTTTCTGGCATCAGGCAAAAACCGCTAAAGACCGTTTGTCGCCTGCTGATTTGTCTTTATTAGCGCCTTATTTACAATAA
- a CDS encoding SDR family NAD(P)-dependent oxidoreductase, producing the protein MSTPKIAFITGANRGIGYSIAKHLIASGISVIGTYHANEGEAKAAEAALNNEDAKLRMLQLDIANHALFTDFAEQVKALLASEFGQQTLHYVVQNAGNIIHTRFDAATSEQLDNQYNIHFKGPYLLTVALLPLIRDGGRILNITSAATRFYLTDHGPYAAMKAATEVISLYMAKELGTRDITVNTVAPGAVASDFGGGLVRDDAEINKGLAEITPLGRVGQPNDIGAAVRALLSDDMHWVNGQRIEVTGGQSL; encoded by the coding sequence ATGAGCACACCAAAAATCGCTTTCATCACGGGTGCCAATCGTGGCATCGGATACAGTATTGCGAAGCATCTAATTGCCTCGGGCATCAGCGTGATCGGTACTTATCATGCCAATGAAGGCGAGGCGAAGGCGGCCGAAGCCGCCCTCAACAACGAGGACGCGAAATTGCGCATGCTGCAACTGGACATAGCGAACCATGCGTTGTTCACGGATTTTGCGGAGCAGGTCAAAGCACTTCTCGCAAGTGAATTCGGGCAACAGACACTGCATTACGTGGTCCAGAACGCCGGTAATATCATTCACACCCGCTTCGACGCGGCAACATCGGAGCAGCTCGACAATCAGTACAATATCCACTTTAAGGGCCCCTATCTGCTGACGGTAGCGCTTCTTCCCCTGATCCGTGATGGTGGCCGTATTCTCAACATTACCTCCGCCGCAACGCGTTTCTACCTGACGGATCATGGTCCCTACGCGGCCATGAAAGCCGCAACCGAAGTCATTTCGCTCTACATGGCGAAGGAACTGGGCACGCGGGACATTACCGTCAATACCGTTGCACCTGGCGCGGTAGCGTCTGATTTCGGCGGTGGTCTGGTCCGTGACGATGCCGAGATCAACAAGGGCTTGGCAGAGATCACGCCTTTGGGACGTGTCGGTCAGCCCAACGACATCGGAGCCGCGGTTCGTGCTCTCCTGTCTGACGACATGCACTGGGTGAATGGCCAGCGCATCGAAGTGACAGGCGGCCAGTCACTTTGA
- a CDS encoding metal ABC transporter substrate-binding protein, giving the protein MKFLGIFATIALCFLSQNKVEARTIKAVASFTVLADVIKQVGGTHVNVISLVPPEGDPHEFEPSPDDAKHLRTADLIFISGEGLETWFSRLALVSGYKGRPIVVSKGVNTRMIKEDGHIIVDPHVWNSISNVEIWVKNIAQVLSKADPEDARDFASNAARYIIQLQALDRDAHARLDPIPISRRKILTNHDAFGYFGRDYGITFLSPVGISTEAEPSAADVATIIRQIRQQGGKVFFFENSTDPRLVQQIAAEAGVHSGGKLYVESLSPPNGPAPTYMAMFQHNVDQIVKALSH; this is encoded by the coding sequence ATGAAATTTTTGGGGATTTTTGCAACTATTGCGCTATGTTTTTTGAGTCAGAATAAAGTCGAGGCGCGGACGATTAAGGCTGTTGCTAGTTTTACAGTCTTGGCAGATGTTATAAAACAGGTCGGTGGTACCCATGTAAATGTTATCAGTCTGGTACCTCCAGAAGGTGACCCCCACGAATTTGAACCCTCACCCGATGATGCCAAGCATCTGAGAACAGCGGATCTGATTTTTATAAGTGGAGAAGGTCTTGAGACATGGTTTTCACGTCTTGCGCTTGTTTCTGGATATAAAGGGCGTCCGATTGTTGTTTCAAAAGGGGTTAATACCCGTATGATAAAGGAGGATGGGCATATTATTGTTGATCCTCATGTCTGGAACAGCATTTCTAATGTGGAAATTTGGGTTAAAAATATTGCCCAAGTCCTTAGCAAGGCTGATCCAGAAGATGCCCGCGATTTTGCAAGCAATGCAGCACGTTATATAATCCAACTTCAAGCCTTAGACCGCGATGCGCATGCACGTCTTGATCCCATACCGATTTCGCGGCGTAAAATTTTAACTAATCATGATGCTTTTGGCTATTTTGGGCGGGATTATGGTATTACTTTTTTATCACCCGTAGGCATTTCTACCGAAGCAGAGCCATCTGCGGCAGATGTTGCCACCATAATCCGTCAAATTCGACAGCAAGGCGGGAAAGTCTTTTTTTTCGAAAATTCTACTGATCCTCGTTTGGTTCAACAAATCGCAGCAGAAGCCGGCGTTCACTCAGGCGGAAAACTTTATGTAGAATCGCTTTCCCCGCCTAATGGGCCCGCACCTACCTATATGGCTATGTTTCAACATAATGTTGACCAAATCGTCAAAGCGCTTTCCCATTGA
- a CDS encoding DUF2474 domain-containing protein, with the protein MKWLQHFRLPLSPDEADHAPHGFGQRMLWFIGLWASSVIVTIVVAKLLKMLIPH; encoded by the coding sequence ATGAAATGGCTTCAGCATTTTCGTCTGCCTTTATCTCCAGATGAGGCAGATCATGCCCCCCACGGTTTCGGGCAGAGAATGCTGTGGTTCATTGGATTATGGGCTTCTAGTGTTATTGTAACAATTGTAGTCGCAAAACTGCTTAAGATGCTTATTCCACATTAA
- a CDS encoding TetR/AcrR family transcriptional regulator: MKGTPFLAEIALGELYGSILRLFIYGAIIRLTRGKEVEEDQKRRRRPRSDGRKNRERLLETARNAFGSGEIDIPLDEIARRTGVGIGTLYRHFANRDALIEAVYRDELNRLAAAAIHLAETHAPVEALRAWLNLFVDYIATKQVIAPALNSLIGRTDAIYADSRTVLTTAIDGLVARATESGDIRFDIEPIDLLCALGGVSNYAAGPGWEARAKRLVDILITGAQLAG; this comes from the coding sequence ATGAAGGGAACGCCATTCCTTGCGGAAATAGCGCTTGGGGAATTATATGGAAGTATACTCCGTTTATTTATATACGGAGCTATCATCCGTTTAACAAGAGGGAAAGAAGTGGAAGAGGATCAGAAGCGTCGTCGTAGGCCCCGCAGCGATGGACGTAAAAATCGCGAACGTCTGCTGGAAACAGCCAGGAACGCTTTTGGATCAGGCGAAATTGACATTCCTCTGGATGAAATTGCGCGGCGTACAGGTGTGGGGATTGGCACGCTTTATCGGCATTTTGCTAATCGCGACGCCCTGATCGAGGCGGTCTATCGCGATGAACTAAACAGGCTCGCAGCAGCAGCCATCCATCTGGCGGAGACTCATGCGCCTGTCGAGGCGTTGCGCGCTTGGCTAAACCTGTTCGTTGATTACATCGCGACCAAGCAGGTGATCGCACCTGCGCTGAACAGCCTCATTGGTAGAACGGATGCTATTTATGCAGACTCCCGTACCGTTCTTACCACTGCGATTGACGGGCTTGTCGCCCGTGCCACAGAAAGCGGTGACATCCGTTTTGACATCGAGCCGATAGACCTGTTGTGTGCTCTTGGTGGCGTCTCGAACTACGCGGCAGGTCCTGGCTGGGAGGCGAGGGCGAAACGCCTCGTCGATATTCTAATTACAGGCGCGCAGTTGGCAGGGTGA
- a CDS encoding SDR family NAD(P)-dependent oxidoreductase has translation MTQQFGATSTTEDVLSGILLTNRRILVTGVSAGLGVETARVLAAHGATVVGAARNLAKAEQATAQVRRDAEKGGGSFELLELDLADLASVRAAADRLNAAGKRFDLVIANAGVMATPFGHTKDGFETQFGTNHLGHFVLVNRIAGLLRAGSRLVNLSSAGHRFSDIDLADPNFEHTPYDPWVAYGRSKTANILFAVAFDARHRAQGIRATAVHPGGIMTELVRHLPKGELETMVKQLNAQAASEDKPPFQFKTISQGAATSVWAGIVASADAIGGHYCEDCHVAQVIPNDAPTGLLDGGVRAYAVDPAQADALWTKSEEMVGEQFD, from the coding sequence ATGACACAGCAGTTTGGCGCAACATCCACCACCGAGGATGTCCTATCCGGCATTTTGCTTACCAACAGGCGCATCCTCGTTACCGGCGTTTCAGCAGGGCTTGGCGTAGAGACGGCCCGTGTGCTAGCTGCCCACGGAGCCACAGTTGTAGGCGCGGCACGCAACCTTGCGAAGGCAGAACAGGCAACCGCGCAGGTCAGGCGTGATGCGGAAAAAGGTGGCGGATCGTTTGAACTGCTTGAACTTGACCTCGCGGATCTTGCAAGCGTTCGTGCGGCGGCCGATCGTCTGAACGCGGCCGGTAAACGGTTCGATCTGGTCATTGCCAATGCAGGTGTGATGGCCACCCCCTTCGGGCATACGAAGGACGGGTTCGAAACCCAATTCGGCACCAATCATCTAGGGCATTTCGTGCTAGTCAACCGGATTGCCGGCCTGCTGCGGGCAGGTTCCCGTCTGGTCAATCTTTCCTCTGCCGGGCATCGCTTTTCGGATATTGATCTTGCCGATCCAAACTTCGAACACACGCCGTATGACCCCTGGGTTGCTTATGGCCGGTCAAAGACCGCCAACATCCTATTCGCGGTCGCCTTCGATGCCCGGCATCGGGCGCAGGGCATACGGGCCACCGCTGTTCATCCCGGCGGGATCATGACAGAACTCGTGCGCCATTTACCGAAAGGCGAACTAGAGACAATGGTGAAGCAGCTTAACGCTCAGGCTGCCAGCGAAGACAAGCCGCCCTTTCAGTTCAAGACGATCTCCCAAGGGGCTGCAACCTCGGTATGGGCTGGCATTGTTGCGTCCGCAGATGCGATAGGTGGACATTATTGCGAAGACTGCCACGTAGCACAGGTCATTCCCAATGACGCGCCCACAGGACTGCTTGACGGGGGCGTCCGTGCCTATGCCGTCGATCCAGCACAAGCAGATGCATTATGGACAAAAAGCGAAGAGATGGTCGGAGAACAGTTCGACTAA
- a CDS encoding metal ABC transporter ATP-binding protein, which produces MVAKSTMGLFTHSLVMGMYLLGDPDSMTDAAIRLEHIAIAYNQKPVWSDLTLTLASGSLTAIVGPNGAGKSTLLKALLGEISLTSGHINRNNIKPSQYGYLPQAKNIDRNFPISVFDLALSGMLPTMGAFKSISQSQLQHINACLSRVGLNGLENRSINALSGGQFQRLLFGRLLVQDAQIIILDEPFVGIDIATIRELEKIIIEWHQEGRTVIAALHEIEQVARLFPQTLLMAHQKGLWGKTENILTTDHLNWAYGYEIAAPVGMGEINTVTADRNAVL; this is translated from the coding sequence ATGGTGGCAAAGAGCACTATGGGCTTGTTTACCCATAGCCTTGTTATGGGGATGTATCTTTTGGGCGATCCAGATTCCATGACTGACGCGGCTATTCGTTTGGAGCATATCGCAATCGCCTATAATCAAAAGCCTGTCTGGTCAGACTTAACCTTGACCTTGGCCTCAGGCAGTTTGACGGCTATCGTTGGGCCCAATGGTGCGGGTAAATCAACCCTTCTAAAGGCGCTTTTGGGGGAAATTTCGCTTACGAGCGGGCATATTAATCGTAATAATATTAAACCCTCTCAATATGGCTATTTGCCACAGGCTAAAAATATTGATCGCAATTTTCCGATTAGTGTTTTTGATCTGGCTCTATCGGGAATGTTGCCCACAATGGGCGCTTTTAAGTCTATTTCGCAGAGCCAGTTACAGCATATTAATGCGTGCTTATCGCGCGTTGGACTGAATGGATTAGAAAACCGTTCCATCAATGCCTTATCGGGTGGGCAGTTTCAACGGCTCCTTTTTGGCCGCCTTCTTGTTCAAGATGCCCAGATTATTATTCTGGATGAACCCTTTGTGGGTATAGATATTGCTACGATACGAGAACTCGAAAAGATTATCATCGAATGGCATCAGGAAGGGCGCACTGTCATCGCTGCGTTACATGAAATTGAACAGGTTGCGCGTTTATTTCCTCAAACCTTACTGATGGCGCATCAAAAAGGTTTATGGGGTAAAACCGAAAATATCCTTACAACAGACCATTTAAACTGGGCTTATGGATACGAAATTGCCGCGCCTGTCGGAATGGGGGAAATTAATACAGTAACAGCAGATAGGAATGCCGTTTTATGA
- the cydB gene encoding cytochrome d ubiquinol oxidase subunit II, translated as MTATEYWLPVIWACLAAVGILIYVILDGFDLGIGILFLTQKDEEHRDVMMNTIAPVWDGNETWMIFGGAVLFGAFKTAYAVILPALYIPIIIMLLSMIFRGVAFEYRAQAHNKQAKALWGFSFMAGSTLSTFCQGTILGGLLQGIHTTQDYFSGRPLDWLNPFSIFCGVALVIGYGLLGTGWLIWRTEGPLRDYGRKMAALLGTLLLICIGIVAVWTPMLHSTYLHTWTNSTQAMMVAPLAMLIVLVAFIFFRSLKEGQDRTPFLCALAFFGLSYIGLALSAWPYIVPPYITIWQASSPVSSQIFLLVGTAILLPMVLAYTIYCYKIFHGKVSSSDGYH; from the coding sequence ATGACTGCAACAGAATATTGGTTGCCCGTTATATGGGCCTGTCTTGCCGCAGTAGGTATTCTTATCTATGTCATTCTTGATGGTTTTGATCTGGGTATCGGCATTTTGTTCCTTACCCAAAAAGATGAAGAGCATCGGGACGTCATGATGAATACCATTGCCCCCGTTTGGGATGGCAATGAAACCTGGATGATTTTCGGGGGCGCCGTACTTTTCGGTGCTTTCAAGACCGCTTATGCCGTTATTTTACCGGCCCTTTATATCCCAATTATTATCATGCTTTTGTCTATGATATTCCGAGGCGTTGCCTTCGAATATCGGGCACAGGCGCATAATAAACAAGCCAAGGCACTTTGGGGCTTTTCTTTTATGGCAGGCTCTACCCTTTCAACTTTTTGTCAGGGTACTATTCTTGGGGGCTTGCTGCAGGGTATTCATACCACCCAAGATTATTTTTCCGGTCGGCCTTTAGATTGGCTCAATCCATTTTCTATTTTCTGCGGTGTTGCCTTGGTTATCGGCTATGGTCTTTTGGGTACAGGCTGGTTGATCTGGCGGACAGAAGGCCCTCTGCGGGATTATGGCCGTAAAATGGCGGCTCTTTTAGGAACACTCTTGCTCATTTGTATTGGCATTGTCGCTGTTTGGACGCCAATGCTACATTCGACCTATCTGCATACATGGACCAACAGTACGCAGGCTATGATGGTAGCGCCTTTGGCAATGCTTATTGTGTTAGTCGCATTTATATTCTTTCGGAGCCTTAAGGAAGGTCAGGACAGAACCCCTTTCCTTTGTGCCTTAGCCTTTTTCGGGCTCAGTTATATAGGTCTCGCCCTTTCAGCATGGCCTTATATTGTTCCGCCCTATATCACCATTTGGCAGGCATCATCACCGGTGAGTAGCCAGATATTCCTGTTAGTAGGTACCGCGATTTTGCTTCCAATGGTGCTCGCTTATACTATCTATTGCTATAAAATTTTCCACGGAAAGGTAAGTAGCAGTGATGGGTATCACTAA
- a CDS encoding TetR/AcrR family transcriptional regulator, whose product MARTGRPREFDRDKAIDAATALFWAQGYEPTSLTQLKTCMGNISPASFYAAFGSKEALFREVVQRYLATYGQVMAPLWDKSLSPREAIERTLRGSARMQAAHTHPTGCLVVSGASNCSPENASIQTLLAAERQRTRAGIRACVERAIATGELQVSAATDVLPDILTTFFHGMTCEARDGMTSKNLDAAVTSLLTLWDINRMKPRNEQTEKDADEIRETRPTGFGAPFRIDQSINP is encoded by the coding sequence ATGGCGCGGACAGGGCGGCCTCGTGAATTTGATCGCGACAAGGCGATTGACGCCGCCACGGCTCTTTTCTGGGCACAAGGCTATGAACCAACCTCTCTGACCCAGCTCAAGACCTGTATGGGCAATATCTCGCCCGCGAGTTTTTATGCGGCGTTTGGCTCGAAGGAAGCCCTGTTCCGGGAAGTCGTACAGCGATATCTGGCGACGTATGGGCAGGTCATGGCGCCTTTATGGGACAAGAGCCTGTCACCACGCGAGGCCATCGAACGTACGTTGCGCGGTTCAGCGCGCATGCAGGCGGCCCACACACACCCGACCGGATGCCTGGTCGTGTCAGGCGCCAGTAATTGTTCGCCAGAAAACGCGTCCATTCAAACTCTTCTCGCGGCAGAGCGACAGCGTACGCGGGCAGGTATTAGAGCCTGTGTAGAACGCGCTATTGCCACTGGCGAACTGCAAGTTTCTGCGGCGACGGATGTTCTGCCCGATATTCTCACAACCTTTTTCCACGGCATGACCTGCGAAGCGAGGGATGGAATGACGTCAAAAAATCTGGATGCGGCCGTCACGTCTCTCCTTACATTGTGGGATATCAACAGGATGAAGCCCCGAAACGAACAAACGGAAAAAGATGCTGATGAGATAAGGGAGACGAGACCAACCGGCTTCGGCGCCCCATTCCGTATCGATCAATCCATAAATCCTTGA
- a CDS encoding metal ABC transporter permease: protein MTLWDMVAAPFIDYGFMRHALVGTIALGLGSGPVGVFLLLRRMSLVGDAMSHAVLPGAAIGYLVAGGLSLTAMGIGGTIAGLSVALLSGLTSRRSRLEEDASFACFYLTSLALGVLIVSLRGSNIDLLHVLFGTILAIDFHALLLMGGISTATLFTLAIIWRPLITECFDPDFMQAIRGRGAFYHLIFLLLVVLNLIAGFEALGTLMAVGMMMLPAAIARLWTQNLIAMTMTAAVTAAISGFIGLLVSFHIGLASGPTIILTASILYGLSLFLAPCGVLQKTTISFRKYGS from the coding sequence ATGACTTTGTGGGACATGGTAGCGGCGCCTTTTATCGATTACGGTTTTATGCGGCACGCTCTGGTCGGGACGATCGCACTGGGGCTAGGTTCAGGGCCTGTCGGAGTATTCTTGTTGCTTCGTCGGATGAGCCTTGTCGGCGATGCCATGAGCCATGCGGTTTTGCCAGGGGCGGCTATCGGTTATCTTGTCGCAGGGGGGCTGTCTCTCACGGCTATGGGTATCGGCGGCACAATAGCCGGTTTAAGTGTCGCCCTTTTATCCGGTCTTACCAGTCGTCGATCGCGCTTGGAGGAAGATGCCAGCTTTGCTTGCTTTTATCTAACGTCGTTAGCTCTGGGTGTGCTGATTGTCTCTTTGCGAGGCTCTAACATTGATCTTTTGCACGTTTTATTTGGAACTATTCTTGCCATAGATTTTCATGCCCTTTTGCTTATGGGGGGTATCTCGACGGCAACATTGTTTACGCTGGCTATAATATGGCGTCCCTTGATTACCGAATGTTTTGATCCTGATTTTATGCAGGCAATAAGGGGACGGGGTGCCTTTTATCACCTGATTTTCTTATTATTAGTAGTTCTTAACCTTATCGCCGGTTTCGAAGCTTTGGGAACATTGATGGCGGTTGGTATGATGATGCTTCCTGCGGCGATTGCCAGACTTTGGACCCAAAATCTAATTGCTATGACAATGACGGCGGCGGTAACGGCTGCTATTTCTGGCTTTATTGGTCTGCTTGTTTCTTTTCACATCGGTTTAGCTTCTGGGCCTACTATTATCCTGACTGCCAGTATTCTCTATGGTCTCTCTCTCTTCCTTGCACCTTGCGGTGTTCTGCAGAAAACGACGATCTCCTTTAGAAAATATGGATCGTAA